Genomic DNA from Acidisoma sp. PAMC 29798:
TCCGCATGGGCGGCGCCGTTTCAGCTGCCGTCCCGCGATCCGGTGCTCTATTTCCTCCAGCGATTGCGAGACGAGGCGCATCGCTTCGCCATCACCACCCACCGGGCCGGCCGGTCCAAAGGGCTGACGCAGAGTGAACTCGATGAGATCGATGGCATCGGGGCGGCGCGCAAACGCGCCCTTCTGCACCATTTCGGCTCGGCCCGCGGGGTCAAACAGGCGGGGTTGACGGACCTCGCGGCGGTCCCCGGCATCAACCGGGAGACGGCGCGGCGGGTTTATGCGCATTTTCATCCCGGTGTTCGCATGGAACCCGTTTCCTGACAGGCCATGGAAGCCTAGTCTCATCCGGCATGCTCACAGATCTGCCCAATGTCCTGACCTTGTCCCGCGTGGCCGCGATCCCGGTGCTGATCGTGCTCGCCTCCTTGCGCACGCCGGTTGGGGATCTTGCCGCCTGCCTCGTGTTCGCGGCGGCCGCGATTACCGACTACCTTGACGGCCGGCTGGCGCGCTCGCGCCAGCAGTTCTCCGACCTCGGTCGGATGCTGGACCCGATCGCCGACAAGCTGTTGGTGGGCGCTGTTCTGATCATGCTGGCGGGGGACGGGCGGCTCGGCGCCTGGGGTCTTTATCCGGCCATCGTCATCATGCTGCGCGAAATCCTGGTCAGCGGGCTGCGCGAATTTCTGGCCGAGATAAGGGTGGGTCTGCCGGTCACGCGCCTCGCCAAATGGAAGACTGGGGTGCAGATGGGGGCGCTGGGTATGCTGCTGGCGGGCAATTCCACCGCGGCACTGCTTCATATCTCCTGGCTGCCGGTCTGGCTTCTGGGCACCATCCTGCTGTGGATTTCCGCCTTGCTGACAATCGTCACGGGCTGGGATTATCTCGTGGCCGGGCTGCGCCATGCAGATGGCAGCGCCCGCCGCAAGAGCGGTGGCGAGGCTCCGAAGATACACGTTTCTTGATGCCTTGACCTGTCCCGTGGCATGACCAGGGACACGTCGCGGCATTCATTCCAAACGATGCACGTTCGATCTCCGGCCACCCTCAAGGATGCGACCCTCATGCGGCGGATTGCGATCTCAGGCCTTCTTCTTCTCTCCGGCTGCACGGGGTTCGGCCATTTCGTCGGCGATACCCATACGTTCAACACCAATCCCAACAAGCCGGCGGGCGACGGCGCCAATATGGCACGCGCGAATGGCGGCTCCGGCACGCAACTGGCCTTGATCCCCGAGACCGGCAATGTCTGGCCGACGTCGATCCCCGCCATGCCGACGCTCGCCGAAATTCAGAAACAGATGGATCTGAGTGGCGGCACGGCACCCCAGCTTGGTCCGATCCCGACGACTCCCGGAATGATGCCTGGCCTCGGCACCCTGCCAGGCATGAGGACGGCCCCGGGCGCCCCTCTGCCGGGTGTCGGCACCATGAACGTGCCGTTGCAAGGCATGACGCCGCCTGTGAGGTCGCCCTATACCCTGGCGCCGGAGCTGACGATGCCGAAGATCGGCACCGTCATTCAGACACCGGGCGGACCGACGACGGTGGAAGGTGGCACGGCCAATTATCAAACGCTTGGGCCCATCGCCGGGCAGGGCGGCGGCATCCTGATTCCGAATGGCAACGGCACCAGCACGCTCGTCATGCCGAACGGCACGATCAGCACCATCGGCGCGCCGCGTTGAGCGAGCGCGCGCACGACCATGCAGATTCTGTATTTCGCCTGGGTTCGTGAGCGCATCGGCGTCGCGGAGGAACGGGTCGATCCGCCGTTGGACGTGCGTAGCGTCGGCGCCTTGATCGTCTGGCTGCGGGCGCGTGGCACGCGGTATGCCGAGGCGCTGGCCGACAATGCCCGCGTGCGTTGTGCGGTCAATCAGGAATTCGCCTCGGTCGAAGCGGCGGTCCAGCCCGGCGATGAAATCGCCTTCTTTCCCCCGATCACCGGCGGCTGAGACATGGCGGTGATCACCGTCGGCCCCAAGGATTTCGACCCAACGGTCGAAATGGATGCGCTGCTCGCCGGCGATGGCGACGTGGGCGGCATCGCCTCCTTCCTGGGCATTGTCCGTCGTGGCCGGGCGCGGCCGATCGACGCGATGACGCTGGAGCATTATCCCGGCATGACGGAGCGCGCCATCGCTCGCATGGCGGCTGAGGCGGAGACCCGCTGGCCGCTGGACGGGTGCCGGATCATCCACCGCACCGGCCGCATTCCCGTCGGCGGCCGCATCGTGCTTGTGATGACGGCATCGCGACACCGGCAGGCGGCTTTGGAGTCTACGGCCTTCCTGATCGACTGGTTGAAGGTCGGCGCGCCCTTTTGGAAGCAGGAACATTTCGCCGAAGGCGCATCCCATTGGGTGGAGGCCCGTGGCGCGGATGACGCGGCGGCAGAGCGTTGGACGGCGCGCTAAGTCTCTCGTCGTTATTCGGGTACGTTGATGGGCTGGTGGAATGCGCTCCGCTTTTCCACCCTACTCAAGGCTCGCCTCACGATAGGCATGCCACCGTTTTTCCCGGCGCGGCCCCGTCGCCAGCCGGAACTGATGATCCACATGATCGAAGTTCGGGTTGTAGAACGGGTCGCGGTCGAGCACAGGGCCCCATCGCGCGCGCATATAGGCGGCCTCACCAGCCGCGCGCGTGACCTGCTCCGGGCTGAGATCCGCGCCCCGCGAATGCGATTCGAGATGATAGAGTTCCGCGAAGGGCGTCCAGATCACCCGTAGCCCCGTCTCGCGAATGCGCAGGCATAGATCGACATCGTTGAACGAGACCGGCAGATGCGTGTCGTCCAGGCCTCCGACAGCCTCGAAGACCGCGCGACGCATGGCGAGGCAGGCGCCTGTGACGGCAGCCACCTCTCGCGTCAGGGCGAACTGGCCGAAATAGCCGATCGCATCGCCCACCGCGCCATGGCCGAAATGGCCGGCGACGCCCGGTCCATCCCCATGCCGACCTACGCCCAGGACAATCCCCGCATGCTGGATACGTCCGTCGGCGTACAGCAACTTCGCGCCCACAGCCCCGACATCCGGCCGGACTGCGTGCGAAACCATTTCCCGCAGCCAGCCGCTTTCGATCACGTCGATATCGTTATTGACCAGGACGATGATGTCGCCCTGCGCGCGGGAGACGGCGGCGTTGTTGAGGGCGGAATAGTTGAACGGGCCGGGGACGCGCATGACGCGGACCCGTGTGTCGGCGGCTTGCAGTCTTGCCAAAAGGGCGACGGTTTCCGGGTCGGTGCTGTCATTGTCGACGATCAACAGCGCGATATCGGGATAGTCGGTCCGGTGCAGAATGCCGGCGGCACAGCGTGCCAGAAGCTGCGGATGATCACGGATGGGCATGATCAGGGTGACGCGGGGCGCCGGATCGGGCACCGGCCAGCGCAAGCGGGTCCAATTCTTGGCCGATGGCGCTGGCAGCAGCGTGACGGCATCCAGGCCCTGGCTGCCGAGATAGTCGGCGACCGCCCGGCGCGCAGCCATGATACAGCGTTCGGGCTGCGCGTCGGAGAAGGACGTGGCCGTGTCTGCCGTGCGGCGCCAGTGATAGAGCACCGAAGGGATATGGCGAATACGCTCCGGCGCACTCGCCGCCGCCATCCGCAAGGCGAGATCGTAATCCTGGCTGCCGGTCAGGGCGCCGCCGCGAATACCGCCAACCTGCACCAGCAACGACCGGCGATAGACGCCAAGATGACTGATCATATTATGGCCGAGCAGCAGGTCTATATTCCAGTCGGTCTTGAAATAGGGCGCGCTCCGCCGCCCGCTGCCATCGATTTGATCCTCGTCGCTGTAGATGAGATCGACATCGGGGTGTGCGTCGATCTCGGCTGCGACTTCGTAAAGCGCCTGTTCCGGCAGCAGGTCGTCATGGTCCATCAGCGCCACGAAGCTGCCCGTCGTTAGAGACAAGGCGGCGTTTGTGGTGGCCGCGATATGGCCGTGGCTGTCGCGCCGCATCCAGTTGATGCGCGGGTCCTCGGCGGCCGCCTCCCGCAGTATCCGCACGACAGCCGTCGAGGGTGAGGCGTCGTCCGCGACGCAGAGTTCCCAATAGGGATACAGCTGTGCGCGGACCGAGGCGATGGCCTGCCGCAACAGGTCTTCGGGCGTCTCATAGGTCGGCATGATCACGGAGATCAACGGATGATGGGTAAAGCACCCGATATGGGCGCGGATCGCATCACGGTCGCTGTCCGTCAGCGTGTCATGCTCGCGGATCCAACGGCCATACTCGGTTTCCAGCGGCGGGGCCGGTTCGGACGGAGGAAGCGCCGAGGCCGCGATCGCGGCGCGGGCGTGGCGCGCTTCCAGTCGCCGAGGACCCTGCACGCTCGCCCACCCATAGAGGGAGCGCAGGATACGCCGCAGCCTGAGGCGCCATGACGGTGGCAGGGTCGCCCCGATGCCGCGCATCGGCGCGGTGGTCAGCCAGGCCGTCGAGGACAGGATGATATCGCGTTCCGCCTCGGCCGCCCGGCTTGCATCGCGCGCGGCGAAGAGATCGGCTTCAAGCGTCGCGATCGCGTTCGCCAGCTGCGCCGCGTGACGCGTCTTATCCGCCTTGCGATCGGCGATCGCCTGGTCGCGTTCTTCCACCAAGCGCTTCAGGAGGGGTTCAAGCCGTGCTTGCTCAGTCTGCGCCGTCGCCGCCAATTGCGGGCGATATCCGGGGGCGAAGTCGCGAGGCGTGTCGCGCCGCGCAGCGATGAAGGGGGCCGAATTGTCAGGCATGGCGGCTCCAGTCGGGCCGCGCGACGCTGGAGGCTAATCGTTACGGAGTCAATTCAATTATGACGCCCGATCGGTCTGCGGCCCTCAGTCCTGCTCGACCTTGGCGTAATAGGGTTCATCGGTCGGTGAATTCCACACCACGGGCAAGCGATCGCCGAGAGACAGGCGGATCTGCGCCGCGAGAGGTTGCGGGTCCGCATGCAAGCGATGCGAAACGACGCTTTCCCAGTCGAAGACATCGGTGACCTTGCTGGGATTGGCGAGCAGCAACTCGCGCTTCACGAACGGGTATCCCGCGCACAGCAATTGCCGCCATAAATCGATCGACGGGTTGAGATCCTGTTTGCCGAGCCGGGCCGAACGCAGAATGCGATGCGCATGCGTAGCTTGAGCCTGGAGGCGCTCATTGGCGCCGTGTTGGGCTTGACCGTCCTTCAGCACGGCTTCCAATCGTTCGATCTCCGCCTCATCAAGAAGGGCCGATTGCGGAAAGAGCGCCGCAGGCCGGATGCCCCCGCGGCTGAGGGCGCTGGTGAAGCCGATTTCGCAGTGCCGGATAATCCAATCCTTGCACGGCACCGGCCGCACGGAGCGCCAGAACCGCCGCCAGGCGCGGCTTCTGATGGCGCCTTCACCACAGGCAAGAAAAAACGACTGCAAATGATACTGGTGCTGCCAACTCTCGGTCAGGCCCCAAAGATCGGCGCGCTTGAAATCCACGCCTGCCAGCACCGAGCCAAGGTCACCGAAGGGGCCATAGACGCTGTCATTGACCATATAGATGGCGCGGGTCTGTGGGCGGGGAAGCTGCAAGGTATCGAGCGCATCGCGCCATGCGCCGAAGTCGTAGCCGATGTTGTGGCGGATCAGGATGGCGCTGCAATGGTTGCGCAGAAACGCCTTATCCTCATCAAGGATATGTTCCGAGTTGGTCACGAAGACGACGGACAGTCCCGCCGCGCAAAGGCTCTGCAGGAACTCTCGGGTCGCTGGGATCACGCGCCCATTCGCGTCGAAATGCACGAAAAGCACGACTTTTTCGCTTAACGGACGATCCGGCGCTTCCCATCGCTCCACAATCTGATGCGGGGACCTTAGCCAGCCGAGCGGATAGTTGACCGCCATCACGACCTGCACCCAAATCTCGCGGCCGACGCCCCGAAACGGTCGGCTGATGCCGAGGCCACGCGCGAGGACCGCGCGCACCAGATGGCGCATGAGCTGTCTGGCCGCAAGCCAACGGTTCTTCGAATGCCGGAACCGCCTGACTAGCAGGGCCCAGGTGATCGGCTCTCCAAAGACCGTTCGGATCGGGGTGTCATCAAGCACGAAGCATCTGCCTTAACCGATAGGACTGCTCATACAGATAGGCCTTCATGCGATTCGGCAAAGAGAGATCACCGGGCCTACGCGCATGGGAGAGTCCAGCGCGCCGGGCGATGACGGAGGCGAGATAGGGGCGTTCCATATTCATCAAGGTCACAACCGTCCGGGCCTGGAGCGCATGAAGGCCGACACCCCGCGGCGATTCCGGCACGGCGCTCATCATGGGCACCACCTCCGCGCAGCCGGCATAGGCAGCACACAGGACCTCCTCGGTTTGAGCAAGCCACAGAATCTGCTCGGTGAGGCCATCGCCAAGATTGTGCCGCGACAGTGCCGCCCAAATGGGCGCGCACACTGCACGGATCGCCGCGAAGCGCGGACGGAGAGCGGAGCGAGAGACGCCAGCGGCGAGGCGCTGATAAGCCCGCGCCAACATAATGGGCGCCAGGTTGAATGGCATAATGGTCGCCAGTTCCTCGAACGGCGCGGCCTCCGACCCGGGCGGCGGCGCGGTGATCTCGTCCACGCTGATGCCGTATCGTTCGCGAAGCGCGGGGTCGAGCTTCGACCACACTCGCTCTGCGGTTGTCCAGTCCATGATACGCCCGGCTTCGAAGAGGGCGCGCCCAGCATAGCCGAAATAGAGGTCATCCGGCGGGATTCGCGCCTGTGCGCGGTCCGCCAGATACCTGGTCACGATTTGGTGCGTGTCCTCATCATCCTCCCGCAGATCGAGCGGAGCGGACGAGCCGAAGCCGATCAACTGCCATTCGACGGACTGTACCCTGACATGGGCAAAGCCCGCTTCCCGCAGCGCCCATTCCAGGCTTGCGGCGCTGTGAAGAATGACGTGAAGCCCGACTGACAGAGTGGCGGTCAGTGCGCGCTTGTCGATCGGCGGATGCAGCGCGCCGACATCGGGGGTCGTGACGACCACCACGCCATCCGCTTTCAAGCCGCGACGGATCTCGCGCAGGAAGGGCACAGGCGCCGGCAGATGCTCCAGCACCTCGCTGGCCATGACGATGTCGCAGCTTGCATCGGCCACGGTGGTCGGGTCGAAATAGGCGAGATCGATGTCAAGGCCGAGCAGATCCCGCCCCACGGCCGCCTGCGCGGCAGGATCCATGCCCCTGCCAACCCAGCCCATGGCATGCACCGCCATATCGAGCGCGAGGCCGAAGCCGCAACCGATTTCGACATAAGAGGCGCCGGGCGGCTTTCGAATACGGGCGAGCACCCCCGCTGACATGGCCACACCCATGCCCTGCTGAAGGTAATAGGCGGTCGACCCGATGAGGTCTGGCGCGCCGTAATCAGGGATGGATTGATCATCGTAAAAGCCGCAGCCACAGGCGCTGCAGCCGAGCAGACACCAAGGCGGCACCGCGCCCGGCACGGAAAGGCAGATCGCGGTCTTGGCGGCGGCATTGCCACAGGTCGGGCAATCTTGGTTGAGGTCGATGCGCGCGCTCGCTTCCTCTGCCCACAGAAAGCTTGGCCGTTGGTCAGCCATTCGTCGTTTTCACCTGTGTTCTATGCGGAAAGCGCTCTGCGGCGCCCTTCAGCCTGGACGCATACTCCACCATCAGCCGCAAATCCATGTCGGTTTAGCAACGACAGGCTCTATCCTGGGCGAAACGCGGCGAGGCTCGTCTTTTGCGAACCCGTCCCATCGAAGTTGCTCGGATCCAGCCAAGCCACCAGGGCATCCCGCGCGGCCGGCCACTCCGCTGCGACGATGCTGAACATGGCGGTGTCGCGCAGGCGCCCTTTGACAACCATATGGGACCGCAGCGTGCCCTCAAAGGTGAAGCCGAGCCGGGCGGCGGCGCGGCGAGACGGCGCATTCAGCGCATTGCACTTCCAGACGAGCCGGCGGTAGCCGAGGTCTTCGGCCGCCAAGCGCAAGAGCAGGAACATCGCCTCGGTGGCGGTCTCGGTCTTCTGCAAGCTTGGAGAGAGCCAGATATGGCCGAGTTCGACCGCCGCATGGCGCGGCTGAATGTCCAGAAGCGACATCCAGCCGGCAACCACACCGGTGGCGACAGGCCGAACCGCCCAAAGCATGGGATCATGGTCGGCGGCCATGGCCGAGACTTGCAGGGCCATCGCCTCTCGCGTTGGGAAAGGCCCATAGGAGAGATAGGCCCAACTGTCGTCAGCGCCCTGGGCCGCTGCCCATAGATCGTCCGTGTGGCGTGGATGCAGCGGTTCCAGCACAACCGTGCGTCCACGCACCGTTTGGCGAACGGGCAGGGGGCGCGGTGTGGTGTCCACTGCCGGCCCGATCGGTCCGTCCGTCATGGGGACGGAAACCCCATGATCAGGCAGCGTCTTCGCGGCGATCGCGGATCTTCACATAAGCCAGGGCGGCATGGGTGGTGCAGTAAGGCTTCCCATGCACAGCGACGGCGTCGCAGAAATGAAAGCTCGGTTTTCCGGGCTCACCGATCGGCCAGCAGCAGGCCGAAACCCGAAGCACGGGGGCCGCGACTGCGGCCAGCCGTCGCGGCGGGGCCATCGGCTTGGGCGCATGCATCGGCGCGGCCGGTGGGGCGCGGGTCGGCAATGGCGCGAGCGTTGGGCCATTGGCACGCGGCACGGGTGGCGGCGACACCGTGCCACCTTCCTGCCGACGGATGGGTGATGGGCGCGGCGAAAGTTCGAGCCGATGGGCTTTTCCGACGACCGCATTTTTTGAGATGCCGAGCCGCCGGCCGATTTCAGCCGTCGAATGACCTTCCTGCCAGAGCCCCTTGAGCTCCGTGATCGTCGTGTCGCTCCACTCCATCTCGTGGTCCCCCGCCCATGTAACTACTAGATACGGTATACGGTCAGAGACCTGCCGCCAATGGTTGTCATGGGACGCCGCTCAGAAAGCTGTGGACAAGTCGTTTCTGGTTGAATTTCGAGAGCAACTGGTGAAGAGGTCCGGCTGCGACTATGATGGCGCTCGTCGGGCGGATTGCCGGGCTGCTACATCTGGCATAACGCTTGGGCATTCGCCCCGAGGGAGGCAAAAATGGGCTCGTTGAGCATCTGGCATTGGTTGATCGTCATTCTGGTGCTTCTGCTGCTGTTTGGCAGCGGCAAGGTTAGCCATTTGATGGGCGACTTCGCCAAGGGGATCAAATCCTTCAAGAAGAATATGGCGGACGAGAACGAGGGCGACGCATCGATGGCGTCCGACAAACCGTCGACACTCTCGGCCCCCGGCACGGACGTGCCGCCGACCACGACGGTTCGCCCGACCACGACGGTCCACACGCAGGGCTGAGCCTGCTGACAGGCTGACCTGGTCGGCACGGGGACATCGACATGGCCGATCGCGTCATGACTGCGGCAGCGGTGGCGACGGATGTCGCTGCCGTATCGAACGATGTCGCGCGCGCGCTCGTCTCCGCTGGTCGGCGTATGGATCTGCGGGGCTGGGTGCCGGCGACGAGCGGGAATCTGAGTGCGCGCATCGGGCCCGATCTGATGGCGATCACCCGCAGTGGCGTCCATAAAGGCTTCCTGGCCGAGCTCGACATCATCGCTGTGGATTTCGACGGCCGCCCTGTCGATCCGGCCATGCGATCGAGTGCAGAAACCCTGCTCCATTGCCAGATCTATCGGTTGTGGCCGTCCGTAGGCGCTGTCCTGCATGGCCATTCGATTGCGGCCACGGCGCTGACCTTGGCCTTGCCGCGGGCGCGCACGATCCAGTTCCAGGGCTATGAGATCGTCAAGGCCTGGAATGGCGCGGGCACGCATGATGCCGATGTGCCTTTGCCGGTCATCGACAATGACCAGGATATGCAGCGCCTGGCGGGCCGGATTGCGCCGATGCTGGAGGCCGGGCAGGCGCCGATCGGTTATGTTCTGCGCGGTCACGGCGTCTATGTCTGGGGACCGGACGTGATCTCGACCCTCAACCGCATGGAGGCCTTGGAATTTCTCCTGGCCGCCGAAATCGAGCGGAGGAAGCTCCTATGAGCCGTCTCACAATCTATAATGACGACGCTCCTGATAGCGCCGTGCTCCGCGCCGAAGATGTGGACACGATCACGCGTGAGCTGAACGCCATCGGCGTGCGGTTCGAGCGTTGGGAATCGCCCGTTGTCCTGTCGCCGGATGACGACGCTGAGACGATCCTGGCAGCCTATCGCCCCTATCTCGATGGGCTGATGGGCAGTTCTGGTGCGGGTTCGGCCGATGTCATCAAGCTGACGCCCGACAATCCCGCGGGGCCGACATTGCGGGCGAAGTTCATCAACGAGCACAGCCATACCGAGGATGAGATCCGCTTCTTCGTCCATGGCTCCGGGAATTTCATTCTGCATCTCGATGGCCGCATCTATGACGCCCATTGCACCGCCGGAGACCTGATCAGCGTGCCCGCTAATATCCGCCATTGGTTTGATGCCGGGGAGCGGCCGTTCTTCACCGCGCTGCGCGTATTCACCGATACCTCCGGCTGGGTGCCGCATTTTACCGGCGACGACATCAGCGCCCGCTTCCCGGCCGCATGATCGACGCTTTGGACCCGACCGATCTGGTGGTGACCCACCCGGTCGAGGCCATCCTGATCGACATCGAGGGCACGGTGACGCCGATCAGCGCCATCCGCGACACGCTGTTTCCTTATGCGCGTGCACGATTGGCGCGTTTCGTCGCCGCGCATGGGACGGATCCTGAGGTCACGCAGGTGCTTGCGGACACTCAGGCGCTGGTGCCCGAGGCCGATCCGGTCACGACACTGCTGCGCTGGAGCGATCTGGACGAGAAGGTCACGCCGCTCAAGACGATCCAGGGGCTGATCTGGCGCGAAGGCTATGCGGCGGGGGACCTGATGGCGACATTCTACCCCGATGCGCCGGAAAGCCTGTCTTTCTGGAAGCGGGAAGGGCTGCCGCTCTATGTCTATTCCTCCGGCTCGGAGGAGGCGCAGCGCGGCATCTTCGGCCATACCAAGTCAGGCGATCTGACGCCGCTCTTTTCGGGCTTCTTCGATACCCGCATCGGGCCGAAGCGGGAGACTGCGAGCTATGAGGCCATTCGCACGCACATCGGCATGCCGGCCGGCTTTATCCTGTTCCTGTCCGATATCGAGGCCGAGCTAGACGCGGCGGCGGCGGTGGGGATGCGGACGTGCCAGATCGTGCGCGAGGAAGATGCGACCGTGGCGTCCTTGCGCCATGTCACGGCCGGCGATCTGCACGAAGTTTCCCGGCTGTTCACGCTGCCCCAACTCGTCTGAGCGCGTTTCTTCCCGGATTGGAACCGCCTGAAGGAGCCTTACCAGCGGGGATGGTGCTGTTCCCGGGTCGCGCCGATCCGGACGCGCTTGCCCCCTTGATCGCCGCCATCGCCGATCTGGCCCCGTTCCGTGTCATGACAACGCGCAGCGGCGGACGGCTCGCGGCGGCGATGACCAGCGTGGGCGCCTGCGGCTGGGTCAGTGACCGGCGGGGGTATCGGTATGAGACGCTTGACCCCGAGACGGGACGTGCCTGGCCCGACATGCCGTTGGTCTTCCGGCGGCTCGCGGTCGAGACGGCGGCCGAGGCGGGCTTTGCCGATTTCGCGCCAGACGCGTGCCTGATCAACCGCTATGCCGTGGGCGCCGGCATGGGCCTGCACCAGGATCGGGATGAGGCGGACCTCGGCCAGCCGGTGGTGTCCGTGTCCCTGGGTCTGCCTGCGGTCTTTCTCATCGGCGGCGCCGACCGAACGATGCGCGCGGCACCGCTGCCGGTGCGGAGCGGCGATGTTCTGGTCTTCGGTGGCCCGGCGCGGCTGCTGTTTCATGGCATCCGGCCCGTCAAAGCCGGGCTTGATCCTGTGTTCGGGCCATTTCGCTACAACCTGACCTTCCGCAAGGCGCGATAGAGCATGCCGCAGGACGCGATCATCCAACTCAGTACGCGGCTGGTTTACGAAAACCGGTGGCTGCGGCTGCGGGAAGATTTGGTGCGTCGGGCGGATGGGTCCGAGGGCATTTATTCCGTTCTCGAACGCGCTGAATTCGCGGTCATCGCCCCCATTCAGGACGGCATGGTGCATTTGGTAGAGCAGTTTCGCTACCCGGTGGGGAAGCGCTGCTGGGAATTCCCGATGGGGACCTGGGAGACGCGCAGCGATGTCGATCCGCATGAGCTGGCGGCGGGGGAGTTGCAGGAGGAAACCGGGCTGCGTGCCGGAACCCTGACGGAGATCGGCAGTCTGTTTCAGGCGGCGGGCTATTCGTCCCAGGCCGGGCGGGCCTTCTACGCCACCGACCTGACGGCCGTCGGCCATGCCCTGGAGCATGAGGA
This window encodes:
- a CDS encoding 1,2-dihydroxy-3-keto-5-methylthiopentene dioxygenase, producing the protein MSRLTIYNDDAPDSAVLRAEDVDTITRELNAIGVRFERWESPVVLSPDDDAETILAAYRPYLDGLMGSSGAGSADVIKLTPDNPAGPTLRAKFINEHSHTEDEIRFFVHGSGNFILHLDGRIYDAHCTAGDLISVPANIRHWFDAGERPFFTALRVFTDTSGWVPHFTGDDISARFPAA
- the mtnC gene encoding acireductone synthase, which produces MIDALDPTDLVVTHPVEAILIDIEGTVTPISAIRDTLFPYARARLARFVAAHGTDPEVTQVLADTQALVPEADPVTTLLRWSDLDEKVTPLKTIQGLIWREGYAAGDLMATFYPDAPESLSFWKREGLPLYVYSSGSEEAQRGIFGHTKSGDLTPLFSGFFDTRIGPKRETASYEAIRTHIGMPAGFILFLSDIEAELDAAAAVGMRTCQIVREEDATVASLRHVTAGDLHEVSRLFTLPQLV
- a CDS encoding alpha-ketoglutarate-dependent dioxygenase AlkB, translating into MVLFPGRADPDALAPLIAAIADLAPFRVMTTRSGGRLAAAMTSVGACGWVSDRRGYRYETLDPETGRAWPDMPLVFRRLAVETAAEAGFADFAPDACLINRYAVGAGMGLHQDRDEADLGQPVVSVSLGLPAVFLIGGADRTMRAAPLPVRSGDVLVFGGPARLLFHGIRPVKAGLDPVFGPFRYNLTFRKAR
- a CDS encoding NUDIX domain-containing protein — its product is MPQDAIIQLSTRLVYENRWLRLREDLVRRADGSEGIYSVLERAEFAVIAPIQDGMVHLVEQFRYPVGKRCWEFPMGTWETRSDVDPHELAAGELQEETGLRAGTLTEIGSLFQAAGYSSQAGRAFYATDLTAVGHALEHEEQDMVTCAFPVAEFERMIRDGVIRDVVTIAVYGMLKIRHIL